A single genomic interval of Lathyrus oleraceus cultivar Zhongwan6 chromosome 7, CAAS_Psat_ZW6_1.0, whole genome shotgun sequence harbors:
- the LOC127102767 gene encoding uncharacterized mitochondrial protein AtMg00820-like: protein MCTRIKAWTYKPKLPYIGLIKSETQDTEPRNMKDALASPLWKEAMSNECKALMSNDEWNLVPYTGQENIIDSKWIFKTKYKADGSIERRMARLAAKGFQQTDGLDYDETFNLVVKAITIRIILLIEFHLN, encoded by the coding sequence ATGTGTACTAGAATAAAAGCATGGACTTATAAACCAAAATTACCCTACATTGGTCTCATTAAATCAGAAACGCAAGATACTGAACCAAGAAATATGAAGGATGCACTCGCTAGTCCACTTTGGAAGGAAGCAATGAGCAATGAGTGCAAAGCTCTCATGTCCAATGACGAATGGAATTTGGTACCATACACAGGCCAAGAAAATATTATTGACTCAAAGTGGATCTTCAAAACCAAGTACAAAGCAGATGGATCCATTGAAAGGAGAATGGCAAGATTAGCTGCTAAGGGCTTTCAACAAACTGATGGATTAGACTATGATGAAACATTCAACCTTGTGGTAAAGGCCATCACAATTAGAATTATCTTGTTAATAGAATTTCATCTCAATTAG